The genome window GTGCATAATATGCCCATTCTTATTAGGAGGGCTTATTGCATTGAGTTGTTTAGGGACCAGGAATTCTGCCTTCCTCTCAATTAACGCAAAACTTTAGAAAAGGGACGAATTTACATGAAATGTATTGTTGGTTTAGGAAACCCTGGGAAGAAATATGAAGATACCCGTCATAATGTTGGTTTCATGATGATTGATGAGCTTGTGGGTCGTCATAATTGGAGTTTAGATAAAAAGAAATTTAATGGGCTGTATGCAATGGAGCATTATCAAAGTGATAAAGTTATCCTGCTAAAACCACAAACATACATGAACCTTTCCGGTGAATCTATTCGCCCCTTAATGGACTTTTATAATATTGATTTAGAAGATGTACTGATCATTTATGATGATTTAGATTTGCCAACAGGGAAAATTCGGCTGCGTCAAAAGGGTGGTCATGGTGGACATAATGGCGTTAGATCCGCTATTGATCATCTTGGCACAAAGGAATTTAAGCGCATTCGCATCGGTATTGGCAGACCAACGTCACCAATCCCAGTTGTAGATTATGTGCTGGGATCATTTCCAAAAGAAGAGCATGAGGCTGTAGGTTCTAGCATTAAATTAGCAGCAGATGCATGTGAAGCATGGCTGAATACCCCTTTTATTGATGTAATGAATGAATATAATAATTGATTCCTTCATATGTTGTATCATAAGACTGATGCGCATGGAGTCATGTATACTAAGGTGATTTTCGGATAAACTATGATAAATAGTGAACGATTAGTTTATTCGAGGAGGTTACCAATGTCGATTATATATAATTGCAGACATTGTGGGCAGGAAATTGCCAAGCTGGATCAGAAAATGATTGATACGACAATGTTAGGGCTTGATCAATTATCGATGAAGGAAAAAGAAGAGATGATTCAATATAAAGATAATGGCGATGTTGATGTTCAGACTATCTGTGAGGATTGTCAAGAAACATTAGGGCATCATCCACACTATCATGAACTGGATTTTTTTATACAATAACATACGCAGAAAGAGCTTTGGTACCCGAACCAAAGCGTTTTTGTGCTTGAGAGCGAAATAAGCGGGGGTTTAGTAATGAAGGGAATTAATCAATTTTTACAATCAAAGGAAGATATACAGTCTATTATTCATGGCATAACAAATGGAATGAAGGAGCAGCTTGTAGCGGGACTCTCTGGTTCTGCAAGGAGTTTGCTTGTTTCCGTTATTAATGAATCTATTAATAAACCAATTTTATTAGTGACACATCAGCTCGTACAAGCGCAACAACTATACGATGATTTGTCTGAGTTCATGGATGAGAAAAATGTCTATTTATATCCTGTTAATGAATTAATCGCATCAGAAATAGCGATTGCTAGTCCAGAACTAAGAAGCCAGAGAATTGAATCATTAATGGAATGGTCAAAAAAGCAATCTGGTATTCTAATTGCTCCTGTAGCAGCTTT of Oceanobacillus zhaokaii contains these proteins:
- the pth gene encoding aminoacyl-tRNA hydrolase, which gives rise to MKCIVGLGNPGKKYEDTRHNVGFMMIDELVGRHNWSLDKKKFNGLYAMEHYQSDKVILLKPQTYMNLSGESIRPLMDFYNIDLEDVLIIYDDLDLPTGKIRLRQKGGHGGHNGVRSAIDHLGTKEFKRIRIGIGRPTSPIPVVDYVLGSFPKEEHEAVGSSIKLAADACEAWLNTPFIDVMNEYNN
- a CDS encoding anti-sigma-F factor Fin family protein, whose protein sequence is MSIIYNCRHCGQEIAKLDQKMIDTTMLGLDQLSMKEKEEMIQYKDNGDVDVQTICEDCQETLGHHPHYHELDFFIQ